Proteins from one Fragaria vesca subsp. vesca linkage group LG6, FraVesHawaii_1.0, whole genome shotgun sequence genomic window:
- the LOC101310913 gene encoding serine/threonine-protein kinase PBS1-like has translation MEAEDEYRRKARVALVAIVVLASLAVASLLVAFSYYCYIRNKLAKHLNHTKGAGADLEGKGGVPNLKTAAGDGVQVFTFKQLHSATGGFSKSNVVGKGGFGLVYRGVLHDGRKVAIKFMDQGGKQGEEEFEMEVELLSRLRSPYLLPLLGYCSDNSRKLLVYEFMANGGLQEHLYPVSGGPNALSTKLDWETRLRIALEAAKGLEYLHEQVSPPVIHRDFKSSNILLDKTFHAKVSDFGLAKLGSDKAGGYVSTRVLGTQGYVAPEYALTGHLTTKSDVYSYGVVLLELLTGRVPVDMKRPPGEGVLVSWALPQLTDREQVVRIMDPELEGQYSMKDVIQVAAIAAMCVQPEADYRPLMADVVQSLVPLVKIHSSISKVGRSSSLHATKSPTQNSG, from the exons ATGGAAGCAGAAGACGAGTACAGAAGAAAGGCCCGCGTGGCATTGGTGGCCATTGTTGTCCTCGCTTCCCTCGCCGTCGCTTCCTTACTCGTCGCCTTCAGCTACTACTGCTACATTCGCAACAAGCTCGCCAAGCACCTCAACCACACCAAAG GGGCTGGTGCTGACCTGGAGGGCAAAGGTGGTGTTCCGAATCTGAAAACGGCTGCCGGAGACGGAGTTCAGGTGTTTACATTTAAGCAGCTACATTCGGCGACCGGCGGATTCAGCAAGTCGAATGTGGTTGGGAAAGGTGGGTTCGGGTTGGTGTACCGTGGGGTGCTGCATGATGGGAGGAAAGTTGCTATTAAGTTTATGGACCAAGGAGGGAAGCAGGGAGAAGAAGAATTTGAAATGGAG GTGGAGTTGCTAAGTCGGTTGCGTTCTCCATATTTGCTTCCGTTGCTTGGGTATTGTTCAGATAACAGTCGTAAGCTGTTGGTGTATGAGTTCATGGCCAATGGTGGATTGCAGGAACATTTGTATCCTGTGAGTGGTG GTCCTAATGCCCTCTCCACAAAGTTAGACTGGGAAACCCGGTTGAGAATAGCTCTTGAAGCTGCGAAAGGTTTGGAGTATCTCCATGAACAAGTTAGTCCTCCTGTGATTCACAGAGATTTTAAGAGCAGCAACATTCTCTTGGACAAAACATTCCACGCCAAAGTTTCTGATTTCGGATTGGCCAAACTTGGATCTGACAAAGCTGGGGGTTATGTTTCCACCAGAGTGTTGGGCACACAGGGATATGTTGCCCCTGA GTATGCATTAACAGGGCATCTGACAACTAAATCAGATGTGTACAGTTATGGAGTTGTTCTGTTGGAATTGCTAACTGGCAGAGTTCCAGTTGATATGAAGAGACCCCCTGGAGAAGGTGTTCTTGTTTCTTGG GCTTTACCGCAGCTGACAGATAGGGAGCAGGTTGTACGGATCATGGATCCTGAATTGGAGGGTCAATATTCGATGAAGGACGTCATTCAGGTGGCAGCAATTGCTGCTATGTGTGTACAACCAGAGGCAGATTACAGGCCACTGATGGCAGATGTTGTACAGTCACTGGTTCCGCTTGTGAAGATTCACAGTTCAATCTCAAAGGTAGGCAGAAGTTCTAGTTTGCATGCAACAAAATCACCTACACAGAATTCGGGTTAA
- the LOC101310622 gene encoding peroxidase 52-like yields the protein MASAPSVFVTATLLVFIYGCCSTANAQLSPTFYSKTCPTLLSTVRTAMSQAVAKESRMGASILRLFFHDCFVNGCDASILLDDTASFTGEKNAFPNQNSARGFEVIDTIKTRVEAACNATVSCADILALAARDGVVLLGGSSWTVPLGRRDARTASQSAANSNLPSPFADLAALISSFTAKGLTAKDMTVLSGAHTIGQSQCSSFRTRIYNETNIDPSFATTRKSTCPASSGNTNLAPFDTTPNKFDNDYYKALVGRQGLLHSDQQLFNNGSQDALVRTYSTNVAAFNRDFAAAMVKMSRISPLLGAKGEIRKNCRLVN from the exons ATGGCCTCTGCACCATCAGTGTTTGTTACTGCAACACTTCTTGTGTTCATCTATGGTTGCTGCAGTACTGCAAATGCTCAGCTCTCTCCCACCTTCTACTCAAAAACTTGCCCAACTCTTCTAAGCACAGTTCGCACCGCCATGAGTCAAGCTGTTGCTAAAGAGTCTCGCATGGGTGCCTCCATTCTTCGCTTGTTCTTCCACGACTGCTTTGTCAAT GGCTGCGACGCTTCGATTCTGTTGGATGACACTGCTTCCTTTACAGGCGAGAAGAATGCGTTCCCAAACCAGAACTCTGCGAGGGGTTTCGAAGTCATTGACACCATTAAAACTCGCGTCGAAGCAGCTTGTAATGCTACAGTTTCTTGTGCGGATATTTTAGCTCTTGCAGCTCGAGATGGAGTTGTCTTG CTTGGAGGAAGCTCGTGGACTGTACCACTAGGCCGCAGAGATGCAAGAACGGCAAGCCAAAGCGCCGCCAACAGCAACCTCCCATCTCCATTCGCAGACCTCGCGGCTCTCATCTCAAGCTTCACCGCCAAAGGCTTAACCGCCAAGGACATGACCGTGCTCTCTGGGGCGCACACTATAGGCCAATCACAGTGCTCTTCCTTCAGGACTCGCATCTACAACGAGACCAACATCGACCCTAGCTTTGCCACCACTCGCAAGTCTACTTGCCCGGCCAGTTCTGGAAATACCAACTTGGCTCCGTTCGACACAACTCCGAACAAATTTGATAATGACTACTACAAGGCGCTTGTGGGACGCCAAGGGCTTCTTCATTCCGATCAGCAGTTGTTTAATAATGGATCTCAGGACGCGTTGGTTAGAACTTACAGTACCAACGTTGCTGCGTTTAATAGGGATTTTGCTGCGGCCATGGTGAAGATGAGTCGGATTAGTCCTCTGCTTGGGGCCAAAGGAGAGATCAGGAAAAACTGCAGACTGGTGAATTAA